In Papaver somniferum cultivar HN1 chromosome 1, ASM357369v1, whole genome shotgun sequence, a genomic segment contains:
- the LOC113272132 gene encoding uncharacterized protein LOC113272132, producing MIGRNEACRDYNRWCPPSRGKLKINIDASILPNHNIVGIALIIRDFTGRMVEAWTLVERVRDVTQAEAVAVLKALQWIVHLHIQQVIVEGDNKEVMESVKGPQITTRWEDANIIRDCQHLVKCLGNVQVCFINRKYNQVADLLAKFARNNNCTRKWSSELPQCVESRLESERIVM from the coding sequence ATGATAGGCAGAAATGAAGCTTGTAGAGACTATAATAGATGGTGTCCCCCTTCTAGAGgaaaattaaaaatcaacattGATGCTTCTATTTTACCTAATCATAATATTGTTGGTATTGCTCTAATCATAAGAGATTTTACAGGGAGGATGGTGGAAGCCTGGACGCTGGTAGAAAGAGTCAGAGATGTCACCCAAGCTGAAGCAGTGGCAGTGCTTAAAGCTCTTCAGTGGATTGTTCACTTGCATATTCAGCAGGTCATAGTGGAAGGAGACAACAAAGAAGTCATGGAAAGTGTCAAGGGGCCTCAAATTACTACAAGATGGGAGGATGCCAATATTATCAGAGATTGTCAACATCTAGTTAAGTGTCTAGGGAATGTCCAAGTTTGTTTTATAAATAGGAAGTATAACCAAGTAGCTGATCTTCTTGCTAAGTTTGCCAGAAACAATAATTGTACTAGGAAATGGAGTTCTGAGCTCCCCCAGTGTGTCGAGTCTAGATTAGAAAGTGAAAGAATAGTGATGTAA
- the LOC113272141 gene encoding putative F-box protein At1g32420, whose amino-acid sequence MQISLTSDDNEDTYVSDTAGSGGTTTSSNSTSRGVVNEDVIKREILSRLPVKSLMRFKCVSKTWLSLIEEDPQFAALHYAHAKARPGILFVIPRARPTDPNNPHQNKHDRLILTANLIKDQGSKAEAHKIRKVKSSRYNQILGPVNGLVCFVDKLKSDVCVYNLSTREKTPGIRSTLLMPIEEQWSNSFNKIYEFGFDPTTRKHKVLCICHRTTQQPGEFYIDGPYQVCYVLTIGDNAWRRLDEVLPCDIDYILPSSVHVNGTIYYCTARFLFGSWAGGWKNGDAVLVAFDVGIEKFRTILIPNVILSSPPSDYWFNQHAYLLEVNGHVAIACRFGAYIAKIWVYIEDTENDNNGTCEEKWAEHTIKFPFCWDRNTYWGFYTGAGMDQILVQSDRWVVSGIDPACTLYSYDLKMKTFTAIEVSGIPSSISNDCSIKLVSSFSESLWAPIQKQQ is encoded by the coding sequence ATGCAGATCTCTCTCACTAGTGATGATAATGAGGATACATATGTTTCAGACACTGCTGGTAGTGGTGGTACTACTACTAGTAGTAACAGTACAAGTAGAGGTGTTGTTAATGAGGATGTAATAAAGCGTGAGATACTGAGCCGACTTCCTGTCAAGTCACTTATGCGTTTCAAATGTGTTTCTAAAACCTGGCTGTCTCTCATTGAAGAAGATCCACAGTTTGCTGCTTTGCATTATGCACATGCAAAAGCACGTCCAGGTATCCTTTTCGTGATTCCGCGTGCTCGGCCAACGGATCCAAATAATCCGCACCAGAACAAACATGATCGGTTGATTTTAACAGCCAATCTAATTAAAGATCAAGGAAGCAAAGCAGAAGCTCACAAGATAAGGAAGGTAAAATCGTCTCGTTATAATCAGATTCTTGGACCTGTAAACGGTTTAGTCTGTTTTGTTGACAAACTCAAGTCTGATGTTTGTGTATACAACCTCAGCACTAGAGAGAAAACTCCAGGTATTAGATCGACATTGCTAATGCCAATAGAAGAACAGTGGAGCAATTCTTTTAATAAAATCTATGAGTTCGGATTTGATCCTACTACAAGAAAACACAAAGTACTGTGTATTTGTCATCGTACAACTCAACAACCAGGTGAATTCTACATCGATGGCCCCTATCAAGTTTGCTACGTCTTGACCATAGGAGACAATGCGTGGAGAAGGTTAGATGAGGTCCTGCCTTGTGACATTGACTACATCCTGCCTTCTTCTGTTCATGTGAACGGTACTATCTATTATTGCACTGCTCGGTTTTTGTTTGGCAGTTGGGCTGGTGGTTGGAAAAATGGTGATGCCGTATTGGTTGCATTTGATGTCGGTATTGAGAAGTTTAGAACGATTCTAATTCCTAATGTAATCCTCAGTAGCCCGCCTTCTGATTATTGGTTTAATCAACATGCCTACTTGTTAGAAGTGAATGGGCATGTAGCTATAGCTTGCAGATTTGGTGCTTATATTGCCAAGATTTGGGTATACATAGAAGATACCGAGAATGATAACAACGGAACTTGTGAGGAGAAATGGGCTGAGCATACCATCAAATTTCCTTTCTGTTGGGATAGAAATACATATTGGGGTTTTTATACAGGTGCAGGAATGGACCAAATACTCGTACAATCTGATCGATGGGTTGTTAGTGGAATTGACCCTGCCTGCACTCTTTATTCTTACGATCTGAAGATGAAGACGTTCACCGCAATTGAAGTCAGTGGGATTCCTTCTTCAATTTCAAATGACTGTTCTATTAAATTGGTTTCAAGTTTTTCCGAAAGCCTTTGGGCACCTATTCAAAAGCAGCAGTGA
- the LOC113272148 gene encoding putative F-box protein At1g32420: MRELGLHSYGQVLKPVNGLMCVVDKDNNAICVRNITTGEATSWIQTTIDVERTEGYKLLQKFKIYEFGCDPTTMEHKVICILSMCKTQSCTQYEVCEVLTVCDNTWTRINAVPGLPYDYNLKESVNVNGVIYWFTCKYLGNSNKHEYPSFILAFDVGKEKFRKITLPNSYLDKPCDHILYFCCSTLLQVDGHVALMRRQSDRTVKLWLLNDKNKESGTKSGTDTNWYADTITLPSDISWDEKSRPQFYSVEGTDRIIIETNKDYYRHVCHASLHSYNWKKRSFGEVKFNGMPYSVPCCSSINHFRTFSESLLPVQKKLRQSTTLQLG; the protein is encoded by the coding sequence ATGAGGGAGTTGGGTTTACACTCTTATGGTCAAGTTCTTAAACCTGTGAATGGTTTGATGTGTGTTGTTGATAAGGATAATAATGCTATATGCGTACGCAATATCACTACTGGTGAAGCAACATCATGGATTCAAACAACTATAGATGTCGAACGGACTGAAGGGTACAAGCTGCTACAGAAATTTAAAATTTATGAATTTGGATGTGATCCGACCACAATGGAACACAAAGTCATATGCATCTTGAGTATGTGTAAAACACAAAGTTGCACTCAGTACGAAGTTTGTGAGGTCTTGACGGTATGCGATAATACGTGGACAAGGATCAATGCTGTTCCCGGCCTACCTTATGATTATAACCTTAAAGAGTCTGTTAATGTGAATGGTGTTATATATTGGTTCACTTGTAAATATCTGGGCAACTCCAACAAGCATGAATATCCATCTTTCATACTGGCATTCGATGTTGGAAAAGAGAAGTTCAGAAAGATTACATTACCTAATTCCTACCTGGATAAGCCGTGTGATCATATCTTGTACTTCTGTTGTTCTACCTTATTACAAGTGGATGGGCATGTTGCCCTAATGCGTAGACAGAGTGATCGAACTGTCAAGTTATGGCTATTAAATGATAAAAACAAGGAGAGTGGAACTAAATCTGGTACTGACACCAATTGGTATGCGGATACTATCACATTACCGTCGGATATAAGTTGGGATGAAAAGAGCAGACCTCAATTTTACAGTGTTGAGGGAACAgaccgtataataatagagaccAATAAAGATTATTATAGACATGTTTGTCATGCTTCTCTGCATTCTTATAATTGGAAGAAAAGGAGTTTCGGTGAGGTTAAATTCAATGGGATGCCCTACTCAGTTCCATGTTGCTCCAGTATTAATCATTTCAGAACATTCAGCGAAAGCCTTTTGCCTGTTCAGAAGAAGCTAAGACAAAGTACCACCTTGCAACTTGGATAG